A genome region from Pangasianodon hypophthalmus isolate fPanHyp1 chromosome 11, fPanHyp1.pri, whole genome shotgun sequence includes the following:
- the ushbp1 gene encoding colorectal mutant cancer protein: MTERTDSLACADSELAQCEAEVGTLLQIISELNVKMDALKIPRDRKDYETQDQGCKPVSDLSSSPLGPQSSPVAHAGTASTESVTKQYSGEHEGCSGELWTKLQQVLSTLESSAGRGRKLVAPHIHDDEKTQEKHITAAHDTWVQATQVLEEMERELGISYLSALPTKERQKYQKEVLSLGKLNRELSSSLQKRQEDQKKMERAILEMEEEKKRLREKLDELKNKWLITASCSPPRSPSLSFSRTPSPCWASPTIPASPLFSRRMPISPPGSPSRPSRSSSGSSVLETETERLQRSLERLKARNERLTAALERRKSESEQVSMALSRHEADCSALQMALTYCEECEEAYSDLFSLYEARKQQNAAVAEPSTPEQTGNLNTANEESSCTTVTAQNSLSTEEFEDKTGVILQKISRLKQDRAAVCIPQETRTGEGKLSPDTGTLAGARRLSFLSSNNPKEEKTALLYELVNVREEMSELRGLIRLKEKERRSLEFSLVAHRCQDSAGAAMAQSLRAELEDRRAEQQRIDEYRAKLESGAGIPGPRNHILMRELQAILQREQTLKRRVISLREVLDTAMMDSTTQRRVNKEEVARLLSCHNKAMSACRSARKKHHEQLWRIERQMTAMQERHESQLAELKTTLETLEWKKEETVL; the protein is encoded by the exons ATGACAGAG AGGACGGACAGCCTGGCGTGTGCTGACTCAGAGCTGGCACAGTGCGAGGCTGAGGTGGGCACTTTGCTCCAAATCATATCTGAGCTTAATGTGAAGATGGATGCCCTGAAAATTCCACG GGATCGAAAGGACTATGAGACACAGGACCAAGGCTGCAAGCCAGTTTCAGACCTGAGCTCCAGTCCCCTGGGACCACAGAGCAGCCCAGTGGCTCATGCTGGAACAGCATCTACGGAGTCAGTCACTAAGCAATACTCAGGGGAACATGAag GGTGCAGTGGAGAGCTATGGACAAAGCTCCAGCAGGTTTTGTCCACTCTGGAGTCATCTGCTGGCCGAGGGAGAAAGTTGGTCGCCCCTCACATTCATGATGATGAAAAGACCCAGGAAAAGCATATTACTGCAGCGCATGATACCTGGGTTCAGGCCACTCAA GTATTAGAAGAAATGGAGAGGGAGCTTGGAATCTCTTACCTATCTGCATTACCCACTAAAGAGCGTCAAAAGTATCAAAAAGAGGTTCTGTCGCTGGGTAAACTCAACCGGGAGCTGAGCAGCAGCCTGCAGAAACGTCAAGAAGATCAGAAGAAGATGGAAAGAGCCATtctggagatggaggaggagaagaaaagactTCGAGAGAAG TTGGACGAGCTGAAAAACAAATGGCTGATTACAGCTAGTTGTTCTCCTCCCAGAAGTCCATCCTTGTCCTTTAGTAGGACCCCAAGCCCCTGTTGGGCATCTCCTACGATCCCTGCGTCTCCTCTTTTCTCGCGTAGAATGCCCATCTCACCCCCTGGCTCACCATCCAGACCATCAAGATCCAGTTCTGGCAGCTCAGTTCTGGAAACCGAGACAGAGCGTCTCCAGAG GTCTTTGGAAAGACTGAAGGCAAGAAATGAGCGTCTGACAGCAGCTCTAGAGAGACGGAAGAGCGAGTCAGAGCAGGTCAGCATGGCTCTGAGCCGCCACGAGGCTGACTGCTCAGCGCTGCAAATGGCTCTCACATACTG TGAAGAATGTGAAGAGGCATACAGTGATCTTTTTTCCCTGTATGAAGCCAGGAAACAACAGAATGCTGCGGTAGCAG AGCCGTCTACTCCAGAACAAACTGGCAATTTGAATACTGCTAATGAGGAGTCATCCTGTACAACAGTGACCGCCCAGAACAG ttTGTCTACAGAGGAGTTTGAAGATAAGACTGGAGTCATTCTGCAGAAGATCTCCCGTTTGAAGCAGGACAGGGCAGCAGTGTGTATTCCACAGGAGACCAGGACAGGAGAAGGGAAGCTTAGCCCTGATACAGGCACGCTGGCTGGAGCGAGGAGGCTAAGCTTTCTGTCCTCAAACAACCccaaagaagagaaaacagcaCTGCTGTATGAGCTAGTCAACGTCAGG GAGGAGATGTCTGAGCTGCGGGGACTCATCAGGCTGAAGGAGAAGGAGCGGCGCTCTCTGGAGTTTTCTCTGGTGGCCCATAGGTGTCAGGACTCAGCTGGGGCTGCCATGGCACAGAGCCTGCGAGCGGAGCTGGAGGACAGGAGAGCAGAACAACAG AGGATAGATGAGTATCGGGCCAAGCTGGAGAGTGGAGCGGGAATTCCTGGGCCACGGAATCATATCCTCATGAGAGAACTTCAGGCGATACTACAAAG GGAGCAGACACTGAAGAGGAGAGTGATATCTTTGCGAGAGGTGTTGGACACAGCGATGATGGACAGCACCACACAGAGGAGAGTTAACAAGGAGGAAGTGGCCCGCCTCCTGTCCTGTCACAA TAAAGCCATGAGTGCATGCAGGAGCGCTCGCAAAAAGCACCACGAGCAGCTGTGGAGGATCGAGCGACAAATGACAGCCATGCAGGAACGTCACGAGTCTCAACTGGCTGAACTAAAAACAACGCTGGAGACgctggagtggaagaaggaGGAGACAGTGctctaa